From Rhodopseudomonas palustris, a single genomic window includes:
- the phnE gene encoding phosphonate ABC transporter, permease protein PhnE, whose product MSTARRTLSFGDEAGIVARFPEQFRADWVRRGKLIGGLTLAAAIFLFGLIRLEIPFDRLFSGTGRLIEFLGLMLPPDPGSWQLAQIYLHAMGETLAIAFLGTLGGALLAFPVSFLAARNVLRIRPLQLLTRRLLDAVRGIDTLIWALIWVGVVGLGPFAGILAVMCSDFGNFGKLFSEAFEAADDKPSEGVKATGGSHLHSVRFGMLPQVVPILASQVLYFFESNTRSATIIGIVGAGGIGLQLAEQIRVLEWQKVSFLILMILVTVAAIDWISSKLRFAIIGRKAVA is encoded by the coding sequence ATGAGTACCGCCCGCCGCACCCTGAGCTTCGGCGACGAGGCCGGCATCGTCGCCCGCTTCCCCGAACAGTTCCGCGCCGACTGGGTCAGGCGCGGAAAGCTGATCGGCGGCCTGACTTTGGCTGCAGCCATCTTCCTATTCGGCCTGATCCGGCTCGAGATCCCGTTCGACCGGCTGTTCAGCGGCACTGGACGGCTGATCGAATTTCTCGGCCTGATGCTGCCGCCGGATCCGGGGTCGTGGCAGCTCGCCCAAATCTATCTGCATGCGATGGGCGAAACCCTGGCAATCGCGTTTCTCGGCACGCTCGGCGGCGCGCTGCTGGCGTTTCCGGTATCGTTCCTGGCGGCCCGCAACGTGCTACGCATCCGTCCGCTGCAATTGCTGACACGCCGCCTGCTCGACGCGGTGCGCGGCATCGACACCCTGATCTGGGCGCTGATCTGGGTCGGCGTCGTCGGTCTCGGCCCGTTCGCCGGCATTCTGGCGGTGATGTGCTCGGACTTCGGCAATTTCGGCAAGCTGTTCTCCGAAGCCTTCGAGGCCGCTGACGACAAACCGAGCGAAGGCGTCAAGGCGACCGGCGGTTCGCATCTGCACAGCGTCCGCTTCGGCATGTTGCCGCAAGTGGTGCCGATCCTCGCCAGCCAAGTGCTGTACTTCTTCGAATCCAACACCCGCTCCGCCACCATCATCGGCATCGTCGGCGCCGGCGGCATCGGGTTGCAGCTCGCCGAGCAGATCCGGGTGCTGGAGTGGCAGAAGGTGTCGTTCCTGATCCTGATGATCCTGGTCACCGTGGCGGCGATCGACTGGATCTCCAGCAAGCTGCGGTTTGCGATCATTGGGCGAAAGGCGGTCGCTTAA